The segment CCGTTTGGTTGCTCGATCTGCACCTTCGCCGAACAAAGACGATCCTGTCGCTGGCAGTGAAACGCTGCTCTCAGGCCTGGAAATTCTGAAACGGGCTGACCTGACGAGCGAAGTGAATAAGATATCCGTTCCTGTTGGATTGATCAGCGGCGAAGACGACCCCATCATCCCCGCAACATCCGGTCGGGCGTTGCATCAACGGATCCCCAACAGCACGTTTACGGCCCTGCCCTGTGGACATGTTCCATTCCTGGAATGTGGGCCTTTGTTCCTGGAGCATATTGTTGAATTCACCCAAACGGTTGCCGAATCGGCAGCAAGTTGAAAATCAGTTTGACCGCGCGGCGTCTTCTTACGATCGCGTCGCGGGTTTGCAGCGCCGCATGGGTGAGACGCTGTTGGAACGGCTGCGCGCGTTGAACATTAAACCAGAAAGCCCAATCATCGATCTTGGTTGCGGCACGGGCGAATTGCTGCGGCAACTGCACGATGATGGATTCTCGAAACTCACGGGTTTGGATCTGTCGTCGCAAATGATCGCCATCGCGAAAAAGAAATCTTCTGCTGCAAACTTCGTGCGAGCCGACATTGAATCGATTCCGTGTCGAGATGCCAGTTTCGATGTCGTCGTTTCCAATGCCGCGGTCCAATGGTGCGATCCGGATCTGGCGGCGACAGAAATTCATCGCGTCGTCAAACCCGGCGGACGCCTGCTGCTGAACTCATTCATCGCCGGCACGCTCGGGCAGTGGCATCAGGCATTTGAGGCCAACGGCTTTGAGTCGCGGGTCCACTTGCTGGCCGATTCTGAGCGAGTAACCTCGGCATTCGCCGACGCGGGATTCGAATTGATCGAAGTGCAGCAGTTCAGGGAAACGTCGACATTTGACTCGATCAAGTCCATGTTCGCATCGATCAAACAGCTTGGCGCAACGAACGCCATGGAATCGCGTTCTCGTCCAATGTCGCGACGAGAATACGAATCGCTCAAACAGCACTTTCAGGTTCAGCTTGACGCCGGCAAGCCGCTGGGACTGGATTTTCTGTGGGTCCAGATCGAAGCCAAATCACCTACTGCTCCGCGACAGAACTCTGACGCGAAGCAACGCTGAACTACTTGCTTTTCGGTTCCAGAAATCTTACCGAACGCCAACGACCTCGCGAAAACGCAAACGCGTCGCCTTCGGGAATTTTCCCATTGGACGCAGTGTTGAATTCGACGCGAACCGTATCGCCGGTCTTTATCGCCACGCCGTTAAAGCGATGTTGGGCAACTTGATAGTCCTTTTCCGTTTCCGGATTGGTGGCCTCGCCGATTTTCTTTCCCGCGACAAGTACGCGGTAACTGCTCTCGCCGTCGGTTTCCGTCAAAGCATTCAAAACCAGATCGTACGTGCCGGACTTGCCTTTGAATTTTGTCTCAGCGGCAGCAAATTTATCCTGATGCTTTGCCGCGTTGATCGCCATCGCCTTGCGGCCATCATCCTTGTATCCGGGTACGAATCCGTCCCCGACGACGAACTCAAAATCTCGCATCGCCTTGAGCATCATCGTGTCCGCAGGCCTCGCTTTGGCTACTTCGCCAAACTTGCTGAAACTCTTGCCATCGGCTGCCGGTTTCACGATCGCCACCCAATCCTTGTCCGCATCGGCAGGCGGTTGCCCGAGCGAATATTTGCCTCCGCCCTTCACCGCTTCGACAGAGCCGATCTGTACATCGCCACCCTGGCGTGGATTAAACCAGTGCACTTCAAAAACGCCATCGGCTTTGGCTAGATCGATCGCCACTTCTGATGCGCGTTTTGCGAACACAAGATAGAACTTTCCTTCTTCCGCCAAACAATAGCCGTCTTTGCTGAGCAGAAGTTTGTCAGCGTTGGTCATGTTCCAAAACGGAATCTTCTGATCGCGAAAGAACTCCAACGCGATACTGCTCTGCTTCCACATGTTCTCGCGGGCGCGAAAGTCCTGGCAAGTCAGATCGCTGTGGGCGTGCTTGTAGCCAAAATACCATTCAACGCCGGCGCCGCCCGCCATGATGTTTCCCCAAAGAGCATTCTTTCGCGGGTTGTCGTGCGTCGGATCATCCGCGTCCGGAATCAGCGAGTGCTGAGCATCGCCAGGCTCATCGCAGGCGACGACCCAAGGCTTGCCGGCGGCAACCGAACGACGCAGATAGTTGAGCGTGCTCCCGTGAACGTGTTTGAAATCTTCCTGGCTGGTTTGCAATGAAAACCCCGTCAGCGGTGAAGCATCGCCAAGCAAATCGTAGTGCTTGTTGCCGTTGTGGATCACGATGTGGTGATGATACGGATCGTGTTGAGCGAAGTAGTTCGCCCAGGCAACTTTCTGTTCGGTACTGACTTCATTCACATAGCCGACTTCTTCGCCAAGGTTCCAGTTCATCGCCAGGTGATGTCCGAAACGGGCAATCAGTTCGCGATAATACAATGCTCGCTGCGGACCCATTTGACCGTTGTCCAGCAGGTTGACGTTTTCGCATTCGAGCGTTTTGAAGTGCAGATACATCCCCAGTTTGTCGCCGTGAGAGAAAACAATTTCCCACTGATCCATCTTCGAGCAATCGATGCGAGAACGTTCGTCATAAGTCGTGTACGGGAATACGTTGCGGTCGTCGCCCTCGATGTTCAGTGTCAAGAACGAGAACACATTGAGCCCCTGAGCCGCCAGATAATTCACAGCTCCGATCAGACCTTTGCCTTTGCCGTCCTTCCAGGTCGGATCGCCATTTTTCCAGTCCTGCACATGCGGCTGCCAGGTTTTGACCAGGTTGTCTTTGTGGCCGTCCGAATGAAACGTTCCGTCGAATTCGCCGTAAGCCAACAGGTT is part of the Mariniblastus fucicola genome and harbors:
- a CDS encoding methyltransferase domain-containing protein, whose amino-acid sequence is MNSPKRLPNRQQVENQFDRAASSYDRVAGLQRRMGETLLERLRALNIKPESPIIDLGCGTGELLRQLHDDGFSKLTGLDLSSQMIAIAKKKSSAANFVRADIESIPCRDASFDVVVSNAAVQWCDPDLAATEIHRVVKPGGRLLLNSFIAGTLGQWHQAFEANGFESRVHLLADSERVTSAFADAGFELIEVQQFRETSTFDSIKSMFASIKQLGATNAMESRSRPMSRREYESLKQHFQVQLDAGKPLGLDFLWVQIEAKSPTAPRQNSDAKQR
- a CDS encoding DUF5060 domain-containing protein, which produces MTRIQKLTYSSPAAIAAFVTSIVMLSCSAVGLAQNASDSATVSGELKQWHKVTLTFDGPEASEDGEPNPFTDYRLNVTFSHEASGTTYLVPGYFAADGDAANTSATSGNKWRVHLAPDQTGSWTYSVSFRKGQGVAVSDEADAGEPVAPIDGLTGKLEIAPTDKSGRDFRGKGRLDYVGKHHLKFAGNGEFFLKAGVDAPENLLAYGEFDGTFHSDGHKDNLVKTWQPHVQDWKNGDPTWKDGKGKGLIGAVNYLAAQGLNVFSFLTLNIEGDDRNVFPYTTYDERSRIDCSKMDQWEIVFSHGDKLGMYLHFKTLECENVNLLDNGQMGPQRALYYRELIARFGHHLAMNWNLGEEVGYVNEVSTEQKVAWANYFAQHDPYHHHIVIHNGNKHYDLLGDASPLTGFSLQTSQEDFKHVHGSTLNYLRRSVAAGKPWVVACDEPGDAQHSLIPDADDPTHDNPRKNALWGNIMAGGAGVEWYFGYKHAHSDLTCQDFRARENMWKQSSIALEFFRDQKIPFWNMTNADKLLLSKDGYCLAEEGKFYLVFAKRASEVAIDLAKADGVFEVHWFNPRQGGDVQIGSVEAVKGGGKYSLGQPPADADKDWVAIVKPAADGKSFSKFGEVAKARPADTMMLKAMRDFEFVVGDGFVPGYKDDGRKAMAINAAKHQDKFAAAETKFKGKSGTYDLVLNALTETDGESSYRVLVAGKKIGEATNPETEKDYQVAQHRFNGVAIKTGDTVRVEFNTASNGKIPEGDAFAFSRGRWRSVRFLEPKSK